In Haloplanus vescus, a single genomic region encodes these proteins:
- a CDS encoding VirB4 family type IV secretion system protein has translation MIGNLLPFTSSDSSETDDEAPDEEGEDAESQFTVDYEADGEAVDGIPEIHQTVVSPSSIERTPSALRTDTQWAQSLWVGEYPDAPMDGFLEKLYAAAETQQTDVSIHIDPRDTRETLDSLENKIEDLEADYEYLTEKHRASARGVEKDLEDHQEMYDVLRNTTMQAFDVSMYLTVRGNDRENIDAESVSTTARQAPANLTPVTPRWSQLKTFTSASPIALDQFNETLDSKTPMLGGAVGAMFPFVSGAFAEPGIEYGTYALNSSPLILDRFKRQTGYCMMVIGRLGAGKSFATKLRLVRRAMFDEDTVVIMLDPMRGFAGVNEALDGERITVGGRRGLNPLEIKPTPDHVLQEVDDIDPWGEQINWVMTFFATFFEHVADHPLGERNQTLRRAVQEAYEKRGITRDPETHTRDSPTIHDIITVLEEMVEDPEEYGYVTDGEQEAVQSDAQSLLKDLRPSFREGGELENLARPSEFDLDSKVIYLDLHQEEGTRGRAETSLMMQVLFNSVYERVKQTDKRVVFCIDEAHYLMNDAVSLDFLETAVRHSRHFDLSLEFITQTGGEFALTPEARTIANLCSLTVLHRVNEEKEKIAKWFDLSERQVNWVTSAKAGEDEDGYSEALVGIDQEGWFPLRIRASDYEAHVIDGGAADVAELEPESTTSVTNPDSRPAGTRADGGEPTSTTSQEDD, from the coding sequence ATGATTGGAAACCTGCTTCCGTTCACCAGCTCGGATAGTTCGGAAACCGACGACGAGGCCCCCGACGAAGAGGGGGAAGATGCTGAATCACAGTTTACCGTGGACTACGAGGCCGACGGTGAGGCAGTCGACGGCATCCCCGAGATCCATCAGACCGTCGTCTCGCCGTCGAGTATCGAGCGAACGCCCAGCGCCCTCCGGACTGACACCCAGTGGGCGCAGAGTCTGTGGGTCGGTGAGTATCCCGATGCTCCGATGGATGGCTTCCTCGAAAAACTGTACGCGGCCGCCGAGACCCAACAGACAGATGTCAGCATCCACATCGATCCTCGTGATACGCGAGAGACGTTGGATTCGCTGGAGAACAAGATCGAGGACCTCGAAGCCGACTACGAGTACCTGACCGAGAAGCATCGTGCGAGCGCCCGGGGCGTCGAGAAAGACCTCGAGGACCACCAGGAGATGTACGACGTCCTTCGGAACACGACGATGCAGGCGTTCGACGTCTCGATGTATCTCACGGTCAGGGGCAACGATCGCGAGAACATCGACGCCGAGTCGGTGTCGACGACAGCCCGACAAGCGCCTGCGAATCTGACGCCGGTGACGCCCCGGTGGTCACAGCTGAAGACGTTTACCTCAGCGAGCCCGATCGCCCTGGATCAGTTCAACGAGACGCTCGACAGCAAGACGCCGATGCTCGGCGGGGCAGTCGGCGCGATGTTCCCCTTCGTTTCCGGTGCGTTTGCGGAACCCGGTATCGAATACGGGACGTACGCGCTGAATTCGAGTCCACTCATCCTCGACCGATTCAAACGGCAAACCGGCTACTGTATGATGGTTATCGGCCGGCTCGGCGCAGGCAAATCCTTCGCGACGAAGCTCCGGCTCGTGCGGCGGGCGATGTTCGACGAGGATACGGTCGTCATTATGCTCGACCCGATGCGGGGGTTCGCCGGCGTCAACGAGGCGCTCGATGGCGAGCGGATCACGGTCGGTGGCCGGCGGGGGCTGAACCCGCTGGAAATCAAACCGACGCCCGACCACGTCCTGCAGGAGGTCGACGACATCGACCCGTGGGGCGAGCAGATCAACTGGGTGATGACCTTCTTCGCGACGTTCTTCGAGCACGTCGCAGACCATCCCCTCGGCGAGCGCAACCAGACGCTCCGGCGGGCCGTCCAGGAAGCCTACGAGAAGCGCGGGATCACACGCGATCCAGAGACACACACCCGGGACTCGCCCACCATCCACGACATCATCACGGTCCTCGAAGAGATGGTCGAAGATCCCGAGGAGTACGGCTACGTCACGGATGGGGAGCAGGAAGCCGTCCAGTCCGATGCCCAGTCGCTGCTGAAGGATCTCCGGCCGTCGTTCCGCGAAGGCGGCGAACTCGAGAATCTGGCCCGCCCCTCAGAGTTCGACCTCGATTCGAAGGTCATCTACCTCGATCTCCACCAGGAGGAGGGCACCCGTGGCCGGGCGGAGACCAGCCTGATGATGCAGGTGCTGTTCAACAGTGTCTACGAGCGGGTCAAGCAGACCGACAAGCGCGTCGTCTTCTGTATCGACGAGGCGCACTACCTGATGAACGACGCTGTCTCGCTGGACTTCCTGGAGACGGCCGTCCGACACAGCCGCCACTTCGATCTGAGCCTCGAATTTATCACGCAAACGGGGGGTGAATTCGCGCTGACGCCGGAGGCACGCACCATCGCGAACCTCTGTTCGCTGACCGTCCTCCACCGCGTCAACGAGGAGAAAGAGAAGATCGCCAAGTGGTTCGACCTCAGCGAACGGCAGGTGAACTGGGTTACCTCCGCGAAGGCCGGAGAGGACGAGGACGGCTACTCGGAAGCGCTGGTCGGCATCGACCAGGAGGGCTGGTTCCCACTCCGAATTCGGGCGAGCGACTACGAGGCCCACGTCATCGACGGCGGCGCTGCGGACGTGGCCGAGCTCGAGCCCGAATCGACGACGAGCGTGACGAATCCAGATAGCCGACCCGCCGGCACGCGTGCCGACGGCGGTGAACCAACTAGCACTACCTCTCAGGAGGATGACTGA
- a CDS encoding primase-like DNA-binding domain-containing protein, with protein sequence MTELTPSERPAVANGDEYIRITPSRSDLAPETVVRQLAGLHGLDAGKDGFLASIGPFSDPPPVFEFLAVSEGADEPVEFYYGADRRLDAFEERLRTLYPPTVTFERVTLDLETKLLPSTADPSQDHSTGRDDSHGMNPRTPEESPGDPNSDSEPVTLFGSTGQEPVGDGGSVLSESSTSQDEDVDLFEADSSDESTAAGPSDSELDADHQPAHTQPTVDETTPLGISWHGQATRREDWMTTLPQFTNTEDDDDDHARAPLASLIDQLTRAEHPIAFQVLFQRKSNWTHEARERQRKLREGEDRVVDWFFGELLGNTENEPQSPSNTGRQRRYLDIGGRERVEAIDEKEPQHTFTVNMRALSLVASDRQRERVDHRLDDIGSVFDHLNGPHYRLRPKRIRRGLRKGRRAKKHADRVLNATLATKSDWRKTRPDLVLGPAELANFVVVPPATGLTTEGGRGSDAEPESRTPLPLPAQDHMDAFTDSGMAIGRGLGEDGTPTPEPMRIPPHLLPFHVGRFAKSGAGKSVALINDALSLYDQTTGPVFLIDSKGGNLPENYMRAHGKRFGTEDLEENVLHFSVPDILPGFAFFDITPALEDGVRRVDAIQDKADHYEELIKLVMGPERYEDAIASPTLIKYLIKAMYDEEYGLENGHFRQDTNYFTHDQFEQAVTQFHAAGPPDSTPEDAPRASDPQVAEKLERHLRSNPATFSNVVSGISNRMDYITQDAHLRRIFNNTQSQFDFRDLLDEDKVVIFDLGDLRDEAARVMTGVILTQLYDAVKRRDGDELARKPDDYVANLLIDEASSVVVSDTLTTLLEKGREFRLSIELVTQFPEQMKEAGNREVYLNVLNNIGSPLVGKIAVDADIAEALSHEAMDPVEFKNRISSLPRGEWIAQLPSPEFGETGPDPFSIEPLPIPPGHPDSEQPLTGAQEERFQDALEAVHEHTREDYGVAGGTTVESRDAATDVALENADDLPLEVAMARAIRAVQLSNEVRETNGWVSVEDVDEELLSRIEEGTIEAQGYETLPEVREASSLIEVDLPDGASSVQCRLTDEGEQAATPDTSTSPTGGGEHHDTVLEAVEQSLAAAGFSVEVLDQNGESRPDAIATHSDLDWELQVEVETTTHVRPAKVLSNLRKAQEQERIPLFVVADHNDQPAGEVADRLAKILSEPRNQLSSGETRLYTMNHNVTFNGGARAADGVTAVRPATGGSRHTRWFKRDGAFVLEDSAGDQHARIDSFDAVSKDQFPATYSYDADSETYTVFRPGELPESYESREAFEAEWVPVKRPFVPSTDLPIPDYTERTYAIATTESDQTLDIYTPDTETATAVPALVDAIQDRTLHPAGEPPDDSIDSDAQEDNEVDPYGIQAFVQDRLTESDDGVVAVAEVYDAYEQYAAAGGYEVKPKNRFTQTLRDHAQFERDKKWLDGQTRRCYVGIELSDAGDQEGPSDASA encoded by the coding sequence ATGACTGAGCTGACCCCGTCAGAACGCCCGGCAGTGGCTAACGGCGACGAGTACATCCGGATCACTCCCTCCCGGAGCGATCTCGCGCCGGAGACCGTAGTCCGCCAGCTGGCCGGCCTCCACGGCCTTGACGCTGGCAAAGACGGATTTCTCGCAAGTATCGGTCCCTTCAGCGATCCGCCACCGGTGTTCGAGTTCCTCGCAGTGAGTGAGGGGGCAGACGAGCCGGTCGAGTTCTATTACGGGGCCGACCGCCGATTAGATGCCTTCGAGGAACGCCTCCGGACGCTGTATCCTCCGACCGTCACGTTCGAGCGGGTCACCCTTGACTTGGAAACGAAGCTACTCCCATCGACAGCAGACCCATCTCAGGACCACAGTACCGGGAGAGACGATAGCCACGGAATGAATCCCAGGACACCTGAGGAATCCCCCGGAGACCCAAATTCGGATTCAGAGCCCGTGACTCTCTTCGGTTCGACGGGGCAGGAACCGGTCGGTGATGGCGGAAGTGTGCTGTCGGAGAGCTCTACGTCGCAGGACGAAGACGTGGATCTGTTCGAGGCCGATTCAAGTGACGAGTCCACAGCGGCTGGTCCGTCCGACTCCGAACTCGATGCCGATCACCAGCCGGCCCATACGCAACCGACCGTCGATGAGACGACCCCACTGGGAATCAGTTGGCACGGGCAGGCTACCCGGCGGGAAGACTGGATGACGACACTCCCCCAATTCACGAATACGGAAGACGACGATGACGATCACGCTCGGGCCCCGCTCGCGTCACTCATCGATCAGCTGACCCGGGCCGAACACCCGATCGCCTTCCAAGTACTCTTTCAGCGGAAATCGAACTGGACGCACGAGGCACGAGAGCGCCAGCGGAAGCTCCGTGAAGGCGAAGACCGGGTCGTCGACTGGTTCTTCGGAGAACTCCTCGGAAACACGGAGAACGAACCACAGAGTCCGTCGAACACCGGGCGACAGCGTCGGTATCTCGACATCGGTGGGCGGGAGCGAGTCGAGGCTATCGACGAGAAGGAGCCACAGCACACGTTCACGGTGAATATGCGGGCACTTTCGCTCGTGGCTTCCGACCGACAACGAGAGCGGGTTGACCATCGTCTCGACGATATCGGGTCGGTGTTCGATCACCTGAACGGGCCGCACTATCGGCTCCGACCGAAGCGCATCCGCCGTGGGCTTCGAAAGGGGCGGCGGGCCAAGAAGCACGCCGACCGGGTACTCAACGCTACGTTGGCTACAAAGAGCGACTGGCGGAAAACCCGCCCCGATCTCGTCCTTGGGCCGGCTGAGTTGGCGAACTTCGTGGTCGTTCCGCCGGCGACTGGCCTTACGACCGAGGGCGGGCGGGGGTCCGACGCCGAACCCGAGAGCCGGACGCCCCTGCCACTCCCGGCGCAGGACCACATGGATGCATTCACGGACTCCGGGATGGCGATCGGCCGCGGTCTCGGGGAGGACGGCACGCCCACGCCGGAGCCGATGCGGATTCCCCCGCATCTCCTCCCGTTCCACGTCGGCCGGTTCGCGAAGAGCGGCGCCGGCAAATCGGTCGCGCTGATCAACGACGCGCTCTCCCTGTACGACCAGACCACGGGCCCCGTGTTCCTGATCGACTCCAAGGGCGGGAACCTCCCAGAGAACTATATGCGGGCTCACGGGAAGCGGTTCGGCACCGAGGACCTCGAAGAGAACGTCCTCCACTTCTCGGTGCCCGACATCCTACCTGGGTTCGCGTTCTTCGACATCACGCCGGCGCTGGAAGATGGGGTTCGTCGCGTCGACGCGATCCAGGACAAGGCCGACCACTACGAAGAGCTCATCAAACTCGTGATGGGGCCGGAGCGGTACGAGGACGCCATCGCCTCGCCGACGCTCATCAAGTACCTCATCAAGGCGATGTACGACGAGGAGTACGGCCTCGAAAACGGGCACTTCCGGCAGGATACGAACTACTTCACCCACGACCAGTTCGAGCAGGCGGTGACCCAGTTTCACGCCGCCGGGCCACCAGATTCGACACCGGAAGATGCACCGCGAGCCAGCGACCCGCAAGTCGCGGAGAAGCTGGAGCGACACCTGCGCTCGAACCCGGCGACGTTCTCGAACGTCGTGAGCGGCATCAGCAACCGAATGGATTACATCACGCAGGACGCCCACCTCCGACGGATCTTCAACAATACCCAGTCGCAGTTCGACTTCCGCGACCTCCTCGACGAGGACAAGGTAGTCATCTTCGACCTCGGCGATCTCCGCGACGAAGCCGCCCGCGTGATGACCGGAGTCATTCTGACGCAACTCTATGACGCTGTCAAGCGTCGCGACGGCGACGAGCTGGCCCGCAAGCCGGACGACTACGTGGCGAACCTGCTCATCGACGAGGCGTCGTCGGTCGTCGTCTCAGATACGCTGACGACACTGCTCGAAAAGGGGCGGGAGTTCCGGCTGTCCATCGAACTCGTGACGCAGTTCCCCGAGCAGATGAAGGAGGCCGGCAACCGCGAGGTCTACCTGAACGTCCTGAACAATATCGGCAGTCCCCTCGTCGGGAAGATCGCCGTCGACGCCGACATCGCCGAGGCACTCTCACATGAGGCGATGGATCCCGTCGAGTTCAAGAATCGGATTAGTTCCCTCCCGCGTGGCGAGTGGATCGCACAGCTCCCGAGTCCGGAGTTCGGCGAAACCGGTCCCGACCCATTCAGTATCGAACCCCTCCCGATTCCGCCCGGTCATCCCGATAGCGAGCAGCCTCTGACTGGTGCGCAGGAAGAGCGATTCCAGGATGCCCTAGAGGCCGTTCACGAGCATACCCGAGAGGATTACGGGGTGGCTGGCGGGACGACCGTGGAGAGCCGTGACGCTGCGACTGACGTCGCTCTGGAGAACGCGGATGACCTACCGTTGGAAGTCGCGATGGCCCGTGCGATCCGCGCCGTCCAGCTGTCGAACGAGGTCCGCGAGACGAACGGCTGGGTGTCCGTCGAGGACGTCGACGAGGAACTGCTCTCGCGCATCGAGGAAGGCACCATCGAGGCGCAGGGCTACGAGACACTACCAGAAGTGCGGGAGGCGTCCTCGCTCATCGAGGTCGATCTCCCGGACGGGGCATCGTCGGTGCAGTGTCGGCTCACAGACGAGGGTGAGCAGGCAGCCACGCCCGACACGTCGACGTCACCGACCGGCGGGGGCGAGCACCACGACACAGTCCTCGAAGCGGTCGAGCAGTCGCTCGCAGCGGCGGGCTTCTCTGTGGAGGTCCTCGATCAGAACGGGGAGTCCCGCCCCGACGCCATCGCGACGCATTCGGATCTCGACTGGGAACTCCAAGTCGAAGTCGAAACCACCACGCACGTCCGCCCGGCGAAGGTTCTCTCGAACCTCCGGAAAGCTCAGGAACAGGAGCGAATCCCGCTGTTCGTCGTCGCAGACCATAACGATCAACCAGCCGGCGAGGTCGCCGACCGGCTCGCGAAAATCCTCAGCGAGCCGCGAAATCAGCTTTCATCCGGTGAGACGCGGCTGTATACGATGAACCACAACGTCACATTCAACGGCGGTGCGCGAGCCGCGGATGGGGTGACAGCCGTCCGACCGGCCACTGGCGGCAGTCGCCACACCCGCTGGTTCAAGCGGGATGGGGCGTTCGTCCTCGAGGATAGTGCCGGGGACCAGCACGCACGGATAGACTCCTTCGACGCCGTGTCGAAAGACCAGTTCCCTGCGACGTACAGCTACGACGCCGATAGCGAGACATACACCGTCTTCAGGCCGGGAGAGCTCCCCGAGTCCTACGAGTCTCGCGAGGCATTCGAAGCGGAGTGGGTGCCTGTCAAGCGCCCGTTCGTGCCCAGTACCGACCTCCCGATCCCTGACTACACGGAGCGCACGTATGCGATTGCGACCACCGAGAGCGACCAGACGCTCGACATCTACACGCCAGACACGGAGACGGCCACCGCCGTTCCGGCACTCGTGGACGCGATCCAGGACAGGACGCTCCATCCAGCAGGGGAACCCCCGGATGACTCGATCGATTCCGACGCGCAAGAAGACAACGAGGTGGACCCGTACGGCATTCAGGCATTCGTCCAGGACCGGCTCACTGAATCCGACGACGGGGTTGTCGCGGTTGCTGAGGTCTACGATGCCTACGAGCAGTATGCGGCGGCCGGGGGATACGAGGTGAAGCCGAAAAACCGATTCACACAGACGCTTCGCGACCACGCTCAGTTCGAGCGTGACAAGAAGTGGTTGGACGGCCAGACGCGGCGGTGTTACGTCGGAATCGAGTTGTCCGACGCCGGCGACCAGGAGGGACCAAGCGATGCCAGTGCGTAG